A genomic stretch from Bradyrhizobium sp. 195 includes:
- a CDS encoding methyl-accepting chemotaxis protein — protein sequence MAIRLSLSGSLGRMRPRFKMPTWGVRGSLFAAFAVIAGMGLVISAGAGLVLQNLGGRMTELSGRDIPRLAASLQLSALSASLAAQGPALLAAQTEDALKERTAKLKELQEQTQKKLNEIIELGGDKSVVSGLSETMKSINEAAQSLAKAARERLDIAALHDKQYDALRSAQGAFVGAASPAMLDAQTRVNAILGSADLSAADASDAAQTVGQLGNVVASGNLAAADMSAALSANTSDKLDDIQKAQGRLRSNLDLLPDNQGNKMLRETAEKLLALGTGKTGVFNLREKELDSVDYGQTILDETRKLNIGLGISVQQLVDGVQKETNASTSQAQQDISLATTAMLALGALMLVGSALFVWLYVGRNILRRITGLQRAMQLLSAGDLDTEIPRAKQNDEIGAMTDTLTVFRDSMIEARALAAEQDKDRIAKAERAARMEAKIAEFENTVRSALDNLAQSANSMQSTAQSMSTTADQSNALVNAVASAAEETSVNVQTVSSGTEQLSSSIEEISKQVVTSAAIAKKAVDEAGATDATVQSLADSASRISVVVDLIQTIASQTNLLALNATIEAARAGEAGRGFAVVASEVKSLASQTAKATEEIRTQIASMQDITTSAVGAIQGIGRIIGEIDGVTTTIAAAVEEQGAATREIARNIQHAAGGTSEVSSNIVGVSTASAEAGAAANEVLSASDALRREADMLRGEIDAFLNNMRAA from the coding sequence ATGGCGATCCGTCTCAGCCTTAGCGGCTCACTTGGCCGAATGCGGCCTCGTTTCAAAATGCCGACCTGGGGCGTGCGCGGCAGCCTGTTCGCGGCCTTCGCGGTGATTGCGGGCATGGGCCTCGTGATCTCGGCCGGCGCCGGCCTCGTGCTGCAAAATCTCGGCGGACGGATGACCGAACTGAGCGGGCGGGACATTCCGCGCCTTGCCGCCAGCCTGCAATTGTCGGCACTGAGCGCGAGCCTTGCGGCACAGGGACCGGCCCTGCTCGCGGCTCAAACCGAGGACGCCCTGAAAGAGCGCACCGCGAAGCTCAAGGAGTTGCAGGAGCAGACGCAGAAGAAGCTCAACGAGATCATCGAGCTCGGCGGCGACAAGTCCGTTGTCTCCGGACTCAGCGAGACCATGAAGAGCATCAACGAGGCGGCCCAGAGCCTGGCCAAGGCCGCCCGCGAACGGCTGGATATCGCCGCCCTCCACGACAAGCAATATGACGCGCTGCGCAGCGCGCAGGGCGCCTTCGTCGGCGCGGCCAGCCCGGCCATGCTCGACGCGCAGACACGGGTCAACGCCATTCTCGGCTCGGCCGACCTGTCCGCCGCAGATGCCTCCGACGCCGCGCAGACCGTCGGCCAGCTCGGCAACGTCGTCGCCAGCGGCAATCTCGCCGCCGCTGACATGAGTGCGGCGCTGTCGGCCAACACGAGCGACAAGCTCGACGACATCCAGAAGGCACAGGGCCGCCTGCGCTCCAACCTCGATCTGTTGCCGGACAATCAGGGCAACAAGATGCTGCGCGAAACAGCGGAGAAGCTGCTCGCGCTCGGCACCGGCAAGACCGGCGTGTTCAATCTGCGCGAGAAGGAGCTCGATTCCGTCGACTACGGCCAGACCATCCTGGACGAGACCCGCAAGCTCAATATCGGCCTCGGCATCAGCGTGCAGCAGCTCGTCGACGGCGTGCAGAAGGAGACCAACGCCTCGACCTCCCAGGCGCAGCAGGATATCTCGCTTGCGACGACCGCGATGCTGGCCCTCGGGGCGCTGATGCTGGTCGGCTCGGCGCTGTTCGTCTGGCTCTATGTCGGCCGCAACATCCTGCGCCGGATCACCGGCCTGCAGCGCGCCATGCAGCTGCTCTCGGCCGGCGATCTCGACACCGAGATCCCGCGCGCCAAGCAGAATGACGAGATCGGTGCGATGACCGATACGTTGACCGTGTTCCGCGACAGCATGATCGAAGCGCGGGCACTCGCCGCCGAGCAGGACAAGGACCGTATCGCCAAGGCGGAGCGGGCCGCGCGCATGGAAGCGAAGATCGCCGAATTCGAAAACACGGTGCGCTCCGCGCTCGACAATCTGGCGCAGTCGGCCAATTCGATGCAATCGACCGCGCAGAGCATGTCGACCACCGCCGACCAGTCCAACGCGCTGGTCAACGCGGTCGCCTCCGCCGCCGAGGAGACCTCGGTCAACGTGCAGACCGTGTCGTCGGGCACCGAGCAGCTGTCCTCCTCGATCGAGGAGATCAGCAAGCAGGTCGTCACTTCCGCCGCGATCGCCAAGAAGGCGGTCGACGAGGCCGGCGCCACCGACGCAACGGTGCAGAGCCTTGCCGACAGCGCCAGCCGGATCAGCGTCGTGGTCGATTTGATCCAGACCATCGCCTCGCAGACCAATCTGCTCGCGCTCAACGCCACCATCGAGGCGGCGCGTGCTGGCGAGGCCGGCCGCGGCTTCGCGGTGGTTGCCTCCGAGGTGAAGAGTCTCGCGAGCCAGACCGCCAAGGCGACGGAGGAAATCCGCACACAGATCGCCAGCATGCAGGACATCACGACATCGGCAGTCGGCGCCATCCAGGGCATCGGCCGGATCATCGGCGAGATCGACGGCGTGACCACGACGATCGCGGCCGCCGTCGAGGAGCAGGGCGCCGCCACCCGCGAGATCGCGCGCAACATCCAGCATGCGGCCGGCGGCACCAGCGAAGTCTCCAGCAACATTGTCGGCGTCTCCACCGCGTCGGCCGAAGCGGGCGCCGCGGCGAACGAAGTGCTGAGCGCCTCCGACGCTCTGCGGCGCGAAGCCGACATGCTGCGCGGAGAGATCGACGCGTTCCTCAACAACATGCGGGCGGCGTAA
- a CDS encoding MBL fold metallo-hydrolase — MNAKTDIVQSSAEALRYPWEQHPGHDEIVEVRPGVLWARLKLPFRLNHVNVYLLADGDGYAMVDTGFGNEETIEAWTKLFDGPLKGVTITRLIVTHSHPDHVGLAGWVVERFNCPLVMSQVEYLQSVYHQNRGTAERQEAQRLFFRHHGMDESLTEKLLGRGQDYLKRVSVLPPSYRRISHGDDVVIGTRRFKVITGGGHALDQVMLYCADDKLFLSADQVLSKISPNVSVWAVEPDQNSLGEYLASLASLTTTLPYDVLVLPGHGVPFYGLKTRIKQLADHHEERCRLIAEACREVPQTSRALVPVVFNKHVLDEHQMGFAAGELVAHVNYMIVEGRLTAETKDGVLQFRTT, encoded by the coding sequence ATGAACGCAAAAACCGATATCGTGCAGTCCTCGGCCGAGGCCCTGCGCTACCCCTGGGAACAGCATCCTGGTCACGACGAGATCGTCGAGGTGCGTCCCGGCGTGTTGTGGGCACGGCTGAAGCTGCCGTTTCGCCTCAACCACGTGAACGTCTACCTGCTCGCCGACGGCGACGGCTATGCCATGGTGGATACCGGCTTCGGCAACGAAGAGACGATCGAGGCCTGGACCAAGCTGTTCGACGGGCCGCTGAAGGGCGTCACCATCACGCGCCTGATCGTCACCCACTCCCACCCCGACCATGTCGGACTTGCGGGCTGGGTCGTCGAGCGGTTCAACTGCCCGCTAGTGATGTCGCAGGTCGAATATCTGCAATCGGTCTATCACCAGAACCGCGGCACCGCGGAGCGGCAGGAGGCGCAGCGGCTGTTCTTCCGCCACCATGGCATGGACGAGTCGCTCACCGAAAAGCTGCTGGGCCGCGGCCAGGATTATCTCAAGCGCGTCTCGGTGCTGCCGCCCTCCTACCGCCGCATCTCCCACGGCGACGACGTCGTGATCGGCACGCGCCGCTTCAAGGTAATCACCGGCGGCGGTCACGCGCTCGACCAGGTGATGCTCTATTGCGCCGACGACAAGCTGTTCCTCTCCGCCGACCAGGTGCTGAGCAAGATCTCGCCCAATGTCAGCGTCTGGGCGGTCGAGCCCGATCAGAATTCGCTCGGCGAATATCTGGCCTCGCTCGCTAGCCTCACCACCACGCTGCCCTACGACGTGCTGGTGCTGCCCGGCCACGGCGTGCCGTTCTACGGACTTAAGACCCGCATCAAGCAACTCGCCGACCACCATGAAGAGCGCTGCCGCCTGATCGCGGAAGCCTGCCGCGAAGTGCCGCAGACCTCGCGCGCCTTGGTGCCGGTCGTGTTCAACAAGCATGTGCTCGACGAGCACCAGATGGGCTTTGCCGCCGGCGAGCTGGTCGCTCACGTCAACTACATGATCGTCGAGGGCCGGCTGACGGCGGAGACGAAGGACGGCGTGCTGCAATTCCGGACGACGTGA
- the hemA gene encoding 5-aminolevulinate synthase has translation MDYNQFFDSALDRLHAERRYRVFADLERTAGRFPHAVWHSPKGKRDVVIWCSNDYLGMGQHPKVVGAMVETATRVGTGAGGTRNIAGTHHPLVQLEAELADLHGKEAALLFTSGYVSNQTGIPTIAKLIPNCLILSDELNHNSMIEGIRQSGCERVVFRHNDLAHLEALLKAADPNRPKLIVCESLYSMDGDVAPLAKICDLAEKYKAMTYVDEVHAVGMYGPRGGGIAERDGVMHRIDILEGTLAKAFGCLGGYIAANGQIIDAVRSYAPGFIFTTALPPAICSAATAAIKHLKTSSWERERHQDRAARVKAILNAAGLPVMSSDTHIVPLFVGDPEKCKQASDLLLEEHGIYIQPINYPTVAKGSERLRITPSPYHDDGLIDQLAEALLQVWDRLGLPLREKSLAAE, from the coding sequence ATGGATTACAACCAGTTCTTCGATTCCGCCCTCGATCGTCTCCACGCCGAGCGGCGCTACCGCGTGTTCGCGGACCTCGAGCGGACGGCCGGCCGATTCCCGCACGCGGTCTGGCACTCGCCCAAGGGCAAGCGCGACGTCGTGATCTGGTGCTCCAACGATTATCTCGGCATGGGCCAGCACCCGAAGGTGGTCGGTGCCATGGTCGAGACCGCGACGCGCGTCGGCACCGGTGCCGGCGGCACCCGCAACATCGCCGGCACGCATCATCCGCTGGTCCAGCTCGAGGCCGAGCTCGCCGACCTCCACGGCAAGGAAGCCGCGCTGCTGTTCACCTCGGGCTATGTCTCGAACCAGACCGGCATTCCGACCATCGCCAAGCTCATTCCGAACTGTCTCATCCTGTCGGACGAGCTCAACCACAATTCGATGATCGAGGGCATCCGCCAGTCGGGCTGCGAGCGGGTGGTGTTCCGCCACAACGATCTGGCGCATCTCGAGGCGTTGTTGAAAGCGGCCGACCCGAACCGGCCGAAGCTGATCGTCTGCGAGAGCCTCTATTCCATGGACGGCGACGTCGCCCCGCTCGCCAAGATCTGCGATCTCGCCGAGAAGTACAAGGCGATGACCTATGTCGACGAGGTCCACGCCGTCGGCATGTACGGCCCGCGCGGCGGCGGCATCGCCGAGCGTGACGGCGTCATGCACCGCATCGACATTCTGGAAGGCACGCTGGCGAAAGCGTTCGGCTGCCTCGGCGGCTACATCGCCGCCAACGGCCAGATCATCGACGCCGTGCGCTCCTATGCGCCGGGCTTCATCTTCACCACCGCGCTGCCGCCGGCGATCTGCTCGGCCGCGACCGCCGCGATCAAGCATCTGAAGACCTCGAGCTGGGAGCGCGAGCGCCATCAGGACCGAGCCGCCCGCGTCAAGGCGATCCTCAACGCCGCCGGCCTGCCTGTCATGTCGAGCGACACCCACATCGTGCCGCTGTTCGTCGGCGATCCCGAGAAGTGCAAGCAGGCGTCCGACCTCCTGCTCGAAGAGCACGGCATCTACATCCAGCCGATCAACTATCCGACGGTCGCCAAGGGCAGCGAACGGCTGCGCATCACCCCCTCGCCCTATCACGACGACGGCCTGATCGATCAGCTCGCCGAAGCCCTGCTCCAGGTGTGGGACCGCCTCGGCCTGCCGCTGCGCGAGAAGTCGCTGGCGGCGGAGTAG
- a CDS encoding PAS domain-containing hybrid sensor histidine kinase/response regulator — MLHDWGVIAAAFGYIGFLFLVASHGDRRSPAGRGRASGWIYPLSLAIYCTSWTFFGSVGFATRTSTDFLAIYVGPILMIGLGAGVLRRVIQLAKAHNITSIADFIGARYGKSQAVAATVALIVIIGSVPYIALQLKAVASSLATILSEDQAFSHIPILGDMALMVTLAMAAFAVLFGTRQTDATEHQHGLMLAVATESIIKLVAFLAAGIFVTFWMFSPQELIERAMKTPEAVRAINYSPSIGNFLTMTLLSLCAIMLLPRQFHVSVVENSSDAEVGRARWLFPLYLIAINLFVIPIALAGLVSFPFGTADPDMYVLALPMEGGADLLSVAIFVGGLSAATAMVIVECVALSIMVSNDLVVPLVLQRRPEGRTGGADFSDFLLRSRRLAIFAIMVMAYFYYRALGNTQLAAIGLLSFAAIAQLAPSFFGGLLWRRATARGAIGGMLVGFVVWLYTLFIPSFMDTSTTGILLLQHGPFGIEALRPQALFGADLPPLMHGVIWSLSLNILTYVLLSLARRPSSIELLQADLFVPNTLAPISPGFRRWRTTVTVQDIQTTVAQYLGPDRARHSFEAFSARRNVRLESGAPADFELLQHAEHLIASSIGAASSRLVMSLLLRKRTVSAKAALKLLDDSHAALHFNREILQTALNHVRQGIAVFDADLQLICSNRQFGDLLNVPPHIVQFGTPLREILEFMGVSDPDHQADREAMIEQRLAAYTTDSEPYLERLPERHMVIEVLTNHMPGSGFVITFTDVTPSFEAAEALERANATLEKRVRDRTEELTRLNSELALAKSAAEDASISKTRFLAAASHDILQPLNAARLYVTSLVERQHSGEETRLVENIDESLQAIEEILGALLDISRLDAGAMTTSTSSFKMADLMRSLEIEFAPIARAKGLELAFVPCSLPVESDRLLLRRLLQNLISNAIKYTPRGRVLVGCRRQGASLKICVYDTGVGIPPVKRGEIFKEFHRLEQGARIARGLGLGLSIVERLARVLKHGIAIDGNKSGGSVFSVTVPTAKAITHTAAVTSATPLARTPISGALIVCIENDAAILDGMRTLLKAWDAEVIAVADPEGAIAAIETAGRRVTGLLVDYHLDRGNGIAAIRDIRRRFGDTIPAILITADRSPAVQVAARDEKVAVLNKPVKPASLRALLGQWRTQQMVAAE, encoded by the coding sequence ATGCTGCACGATTGGGGCGTGATCGCCGCCGCCTTCGGTTATATCGGCTTCCTGTTCCTGGTGGCGAGCCATGGCGACCGCCGCTCGCCGGCCGGACGCGGCCGTGCCTCCGGGTGGATCTATCCGCTGTCGCTGGCGATCTACTGCACCTCCTGGACCTTCTTCGGCTCGGTCGGCTTCGCCACCCGCACCTCGACCGACTTCCTCGCCATCTATGTCGGCCCGATCCTGATGATCGGGCTCGGCGCGGGCGTCCTGCGCCGCGTGATCCAGCTGGCGAAAGCCCACAACATCACCTCGATCGCCGATTTCATCGGAGCCCGCTACGGCAAGAGCCAGGCGGTGGCGGCGACCGTCGCGCTGATCGTGATCATCGGCTCGGTGCCCTACATCGCGCTCCAGCTCAAGGCGGTCGCCTCCTCGCTGGCAACGATCCTGAGCGAGGACCAGGCCTTCTCCCACATCCCGATCCTCGGCGACATGGCGCTGATGGTGACGCTGGCGATGGCGGCCTTTGCCGTGCTGTTCGGCACGCGGCAGACCGACGCCACCGAGCACCAGCACGGCCTCATGCTGGCGGTCGCGACCGAATCCATCATCAAGCTGGTCGCCTTCCTCGCCGCCGGCATCTTCGTCACCTTCTGGATGTTCTCGCCGCAAGAACTGATCGAGCGCGCCATGAAGACGCCGGAGGCGGTGCGCGCCATCAACTATTCGCCGTCGATCGGCAACTTCCTCACCATGACGCTGCTGTCGCTCTGCGCGATCATGCTGTTGCCGCGCCAGTTCCACGTCAGTGTGGTGGAGAATTCCAGCGATGCCGAGGTCGGCCGTGCACGCTGGCTGTTCCCGCTCTACCTCATCGCCATCAACCTGTTCGTGATCCCGATCGCACTCGCCGGCCTCGTCAGCTTCCCGTTCGGCACAGCCGACCCTGATATGTACGTGCTGGCGTTGCCGATGGAGGGAGGTGCGGATCTGCTCAGCGTCGCCATCTTCGTCGGCGGCCTGTCGGCGGCAACCGCGATGGTGATCGTCGAATGCGTCGCGCTTTCCATCATGGTCTCCAACGACCTCGTGGTGCCCCTGGTGCTGCAACGCCGGCCGGAAGGGCGCACCGGCGGCGCCGATTTCAGCGACTTCCTGCTGCGCTCGCGGCGGCTCGCGATCTTCGCCATCATGGTGATGGCCTATTTCTACTACCGCGCGCTCGGCAATACCCAGCTCGCGGCGATCGGCCTGCTCTCCTTTGCCGCCATCGCCCAGCTCGCGCCGAGCTTCTTCGGCGGGCTGCTGTGGCGGCGCGCGACCGCGCGCGGCGCGATCGGCGGCATGCTGGTCGGCTTCGTGGTGTGGCTCTACACGCTCTTCATACCGAGCTTCATGGACACCTCGACCACGGGAATCCTGCTGCTCCAGCATGGGCCGTTCGGCATCGAGGCGCTGCGGCCGCAGGCGCTGTTCGGCGCCGATCTGCCGCCGCTGATGCACGGCGTCATCTGGTCGCTGTCGCTCAACATCCTGACCTATGTGCTGCTGTCGCTGGCGCGAAGGCCCTCGTCAATCGAGCTGTTGCAGGCCGATCTGTTCGTGCCCAACACGCTCGCGCCGATCTCCCCGGGTTTCCGCCGCTGGCGCACCACCGTCACCGTGCAGGACATCCAGACCACCGTCGCGCAATATCTCGGCCCCGACCGCGCCCGGCATTCCTTCGAGGCCTTCTCGGCGCGGCGCAATGTCCGGCTGGAATCCGGAGCCCCCGCTGATTTCGAGCTGTTGCAGCACGCCGAGCACCTGATCGCCTCCTCGATCGGCGCGGCGTCCTCCCGCCTCGTGATGTCGCTGCTGCTGCGCAAGCGAACCGTGTCCGCGAAGGCCGCGCTAAAACTGCTCGACGATTCCCACGCGGCCCTGCATTTCAACCGCGAGATCCTCCAGACCGCGCTCAACCACGTGCGCCAGGGCATCGCGGTGTTCGATGCCGACCTGCAACTGATCTGCTCCAACCGGCAGTTCGGCGATCTGCTCAACGTTCCCCCGCACATCGTCCAATTCGGCACGCCCTTGCGCGAGATCCTGGAATTCATGGGCGTGAGCGATCCGGACCATCAGGCCGACCGTGAGGCGATGATCGAGCAGCGCCTCGCCGCCTACACCACCGACAGCGAGCCCTATCTCGAGCGCCTGCCGGAACGCCACATGGTGATCGAGGTGCTCACCAACCACATGCCCGGCAGCGGTTTCGTCATCACCTTCACCGATGTCACGCCGAGCTTCGAAGCCGCGGAAGCACTGGAGCGCGCCAACGCGACGCTGGAAAAGCGCGTGCGCGACCGCACCGAGGAATTGACGCGGCTGAACTCCGAGCTGGCCCTGGCCAAGAGCGCGGCGGAAGACGCCAGCATCTCCAAGACCCGCTTTCTCGCCGCCGCCAGCCACGACATCCTGCAGCCGCTGAACGCTGCGCGGCTCTATGTCACGAGCCTGGTCGAGCGCCAGCACAGCGGCGAGGAGACGCGGCTGGTCGAGAACATCGACGAATCGCTGCAGGCGATCGAAGAGATCCTCGGTGCGCTGCTCGACATCTCCCGCCTCGACGCCGGCGCGATGACGACCTCGACCTCGAGCTTCAAGATGGCGGATCTGATGCGCTCGCTGGAGATCGAGTTCGCGCCGATCGCGCGCGCCAAGGGCCTCGAGCTCGCCTTCGTGCCCTGCTCGCTGCCGGTCGAGTCGGATCGGCTGCTGCTGCGCCGCCTGCTGCAGAACCTGATCTCGAACGCGATCAAATACACCCCGCGCGGCCGCGTGCTGGTCGGCTGCCGCCGCCAGGGCGCTTCGCTCAAGATCTGCGTCTACGACACCGGCGTCGGCATCCCGCCGGTCAAGCGCGGCGAGATCTTCAAGGAATTCCATCGCCTGGAGCAGGGCGCGCGGATCGCGCGCGGGCTGGGGCTCGGTCTCTCGATCGTCGAACGCCTCGCGCGGGTGCTCAAGCACGGCATCGCCATCGACGGCAACAAGAGCGGCGGCTCGGTGTTCTCCGTGACGGTGCCGACCGCCAAGGCGATCACCCACACCGCCGCCGTGACCAGTGCGACCCCGCTGGCGCGCACGCCGATCTCGGGCGCGCTGATCGTCTGCATCGAGAACGACGCGGCGATCCTCGACGGCATGCGCACGCTGCTGAAGGCGTGGGACGCCGAGGTGATCGCGGTCGCCGATCCGGAAGGCGCGATCGCCGCAATCGAAACAGCCGGAAGGCGCGTCACCGGCCTCCTGGTCGACTATCATCTCGACCGCGGCAACGGCATCGCCGCAATCCGCGACATTCGACGCCGCTTCGGCGATACCATCCCCGCGATCCTGATCACGGCCGACCGCAGCCCCGCCGTGCAGGTCGCCGCGCGCGACGAGAAAGTCGCGGTGCTGAACAAGCCGGTCAAGCCGGCCTCGCTCCGCGCGCTCCTTGGCCAGTGGCGCACGCAGCAGATGGTCGCGGCGGAATGA
- a CDS encoding MBL fold metallo-hydrolase, whose product MSLSRRETLKIPAGVILASALAQRPVAAQSSRTKIVLLGTTGGPPLQVARAAPSNAIVAGGALYVVDCGNGVARQIVQAGLRLNALKSIFITHHHSDHNLDYGNLFYFAWYSSLRDQVNSYGPPPLAEMTSKYFELNAFDIDIRMRDEKKPDPRKMLVPHEVTSAGVVMQDEHVKVTCVLADHPPLPVALSYRFDTDDRSVVFSGDTRKTDALIELAKGVDVFVCEAQHLSGVRSALDQAVKAGRFDKDTADDLFKSISGNALTVEQAGEVAQAAGVKKLVLSHFVPGNGAVPDQVFVDEARKAFSGEIIAGRDLLEL is encoded by the coding sequence ATGTCTTTATCCAGACGAGAGACATTGAAGATTCCGGCAGGAGTAATTCTAGCGTCAGCACTTGCGCAGCGCCCCGTAGCAGCACAATCGTCACGTACAAAAATCGTGTTATTGGGCACGACGGGAGGGCCACCCCTGCAGGTTGCGCGCGCTGCACCTTCAAACGCCATCGTAGCGGGGGGAGCTCTTTACGTTGTCGACTGCGGCAATGGCGTCGCTCGACAAATAGTGCAAGCTGGCTTGAGGCTCAATGCATTGAAAAGCATCTTCATTACCCATCACCACTCGGATCACAATCTGGACTACGGCAACTTGTTCTATTTTGCGTGGTACTCCAGCCTGCGAGATCAAGTGAATTCCTACGGACCACCCCCACTAGCAGAGATGACAAGTAAATACTTCGAACTGAATGCCTTCGATATCGATATTCGGATGCGCGATGAAAAGAAGCCCGATCCTAGGAAGATGCTTGTTCCGCATGAGGTAACGTCCGCTGGAGTTGTGATGCAGGATGAACATGTGAAGGTCACATGCGTATTGGCAGACCATCCTCCGCTTCCGGTGGCGTTGTCTTATCGTTTTGACACGGATGATCGTTCGGTCGTTTTTTCGGGAGATACTCGAAAGACCGACGCTTTGATAGAGCTTGCCAAGGGCGTCGACGTGTTCGTATGCGAGGCGCAGCATCTTTCGGGAGTGCGCAGTGCGCTCGATCAAGCTGTGAAGGCGGGCAGGTTCGACAAGGACACTGCAGATGATCTTTTCAAAAGCATTTCAGGGAACGCTCTCACCGTCGAACAGGCGGGCGAAGTCGCTCAAGCCGCAGGCGTCAAAAAGCTGGTGCTAAGTCATTTCGTGCCGGGGAATGGTGCTGTGCCCGATCAGGTGTTCGTGGATGAAGCTCGCAAAGCGTTCTCCGGCGAAATTATAGCTGGACGGGATTTGCTCGAACTCTAG
- a CDS encoding nuclear transport factor 2 family protein: MSRRESTLKLARARLKAYIDKDRAAIEAVLSDDYRFSSPVDNQLDRATYLSRCWPNSERTTSFDEMLAIEDGDRAVIVYEAAAGDHKFRNCEVATVRGDKIVRVEVYFGWDLPHKAPRGGFIENAGEGHA, from the coding sequence ATGTCGCGCCGCGAAAGCACGCTCAAACTGGCACGTGCCAGATTGAAGGCGTACATCGATAAGGATCGGGCAGCGATCGAGGCAGTACTATCTGACGATTATCGCTTCTCCAGTCCAGTCGACAATCAACTGGATCGGGCAACCTATCTGAGCCGCTGCTGGCCCAACAGCGAGAGAACTACCTCGTTTGACGAAATGCTCGCGATCGAAGACGGAGACCGTGCAGTTATCGTCTATGAAGCAGCCGCCGGAGACCACAAGTTTCGCAACTGTGAGGTCGCGACCGTGCGCGGCGACAAGATCGTCCGGGTGGAAGTCTACTTCGGATGGGACTTGCCTCATAAGGCGCCAAGGGGCGGCTTTATCGAGAATGCGGGTGAGGGACACGCGTAG
- a CDS encoding tyrosine-type recombinase/integrase: MNDILSTTPAVLSHTPWNKGKIVGAKPPPRPKHVWSIRTKLQVDGRLRDLAMFNVAIDSKLRGCDVVALKVDDVALRGYAADRATVRQKKTGRPVKFELTESTRQAIDDYLRTTGKKSGEYLFTGRRRTTGHMTTRQYARLLSHWIADIGLDPHLFGTHSIRRTKATLIYRRTGNLRAVQLLLGHTKIESTVRYLGIEVDDALAIAEQVEV, from the coding sequence ATGAACGATATCCTAAGCACTACTCCTGCCGTCTTGAGCCACACTCCGTGGAATAAGGGAAAGATCGTCGGGGCGAAGCCGCCGCCCCGTCCGAAGCACGTCTGGTCAATTCGAACTAAGCTCCAAGTGGATGGCCGTTTGCGCGATCTGGCGATGTTCAACGTCGCCATCGATAGCAAGCTGCGCGGCTGCGACGTCGTAGCCTTGAAAGTCGATGACGTTGCGCTGCGCGGATATGCGGCCGATCGCGCGACCGTCCGACAAAAGAAGACCGGCCGACCAGTCAAGTTTGAACTAACGGAATCAACCCGTCAGGCTATCGATGACTACCTGCGGACGACCGGCAAGAAGTCAGGTGAATACCTGTTCACTGGCCGGCGGCGGACTACTGGACACATGACGACCCGCCAGTATGCCCGCCTCCTATCTCACTGGATCGCTGACATTGGACTGGACCCACATCTGTTCGGGACGCATTCCATTCGCCGCACCAAGGCAACCTTGATTTACCGCCGAACCGGTAACCTGCGAGCTGTACAGCTCCTTCTAGGGCACACCAAGATCGAGAGTACCGTCCGATATCTCGGCATCGAAGTCGATGACGCCCTCGCGATAGCAGAACAAGTTGAGGTCTGA
- a CDS encoding cytochrome P460 family protein, with amino-acid sequence MTSTEPETKKFSVSTVVALAVILLVVLLSCVPYLVTIARAQGPATADASPIFGVTIPPGYKQWELIAPAEEAAPLDELRAVIGNQTAIDAYQAGKLPFPDGTILVKRAWKRKQSPEFASATIPGAATTVQVMVKDSRKYAATGGWGFGRFVNGKPVDEAQHRTCFACHEARAKGRDYVFTRLAP; translated from the coding sequence ATGACGTCAACCGAGCCTGAAACGAAGAAATTCTCCGTCTCCACCGTCGTCGCGCTCGCCGTGATTCTCCTCGTCGTTCTCCTGAGCTGCGTGCCGTACCTCGTCACCATCGCTCGCGCGCAGGGGCCCGCAACGGCCGACGCCTCGCCGATCTTCGGCGTCACGATTCCGCCGGGCTACAAGCAGTGGGAACTGATCGCGCCGGCTGAAGAGGCGGCGCCGCTCGACGAGCTTCGTGCTGTCATCGGCAACCAGACCGCAATCGACGCTTATCAAGCCGGCAAGCTTCCGTTCCCGGACGGCACCATTCTGGTCAAGCGCGCCTGGAAGCGGAAACAGTCGCCGGAGTTTGCGTCCGCGACGATTCCCGGCGCCGCCACCACGGTTCAGGTGATGGTCAAGGACTCCAGAAAATACGCCGCGACCGGCGGCTGGGGCTTTGGCCGCTTCGTCAACGGCAAGCCGGTCGACGAAGCTCAGCATCGCACCTGCTTTGCGTGCCATGAGGCGCGTGCCAAGGGGCGCGATTACGTCTTCACGCGGCTCGCTCCGTGA